The stretch of DNA TCAAATGCTTCATTTAATTCTTGCATATTTATCTTTAATAATTTTTTTAACTCCACTTTTGAAATAGCCAAATAACCTCTTGAATCTAAATTATTAACTATAAATATACATATCTTTTTAATTTTTTTTGAAAGTTGCAAATATCCTATTTGTTCCTCTAGATAATCAAACAAAGTCTCCTCTTTAGTTACAAAATCTAAAGGTGAATACTCCTCTTCTGATACCCCTTTAGTTGAGAAAGTACTATATGATATCTCAATAGCTGGATTGATAGTAGCCTCTTTCTCTAGGTACTCCCTTAACTGTGATGAAGACATTTGCAATATGTTCATTGAAATTTTCATCTCTTGTGTCAATACTAATTTTGTTTCCTGTTTAAGCTTTAAAGAAAAATCCAAATAAAATCCCCCTCTATCTTTTCATAAAAATAAGGTTGTTACAAACCACTAATTGTAACAACCCTATTATCTATTTCTTATCTTCCTCAATTTTAACTTTTTCTTCGACTACATCTACTAACTCTTCATCACTATCATCATTTGAGTTGTCAAATATCTTAGTTACATAACTCATTAAGTTTATAATAACATAGAAGAATGATACAATAAAAAGACTATATTTTAATGTCACTATAACTATTACAATAAATAATCCAGCAAACTTTTTAGGGATAAAAGAAAATGATTTATCTGGAGTTTTAAACTTTATTGTACTTACCATTAATATTGCAGCTATTATAGTTATTGCCATAAAAATATCTAAATGAAAAAGATTTATATCAAAATTCTTTTGTAAATAGTAACAAATTAAGTAATATGAACAAACCATTGCCGCAGCATTTGGAATTGGCATACCACTGAAATCTCCTTTTTCGTTTGAAGCCACAGTTATAATGTTAAATTTTACCAGTCTCATAACTCCACAAAGTGCATAGATAAAAGATACAGGTACAATAAAGGCACTAGCAGATGCATATTGCATTAAGATTGAATAAACTAAGATACTTGGAGCTAAACCGAAAGATATAGCATCACAAAATGAGTCAAACTCCTTTCCAAATTCACTAAACGCATCTAACTTTCTTGCTGTTTTTCCATCTAATCCATCACAAACCATTGCTAATATAATGAACCAAATTGCTTGTATAAAGTTTCCTTTAATAGAAGCAGTAATACTTAAATATCCTAAAAACATATTAGCCGCTGTAATTGCATTAGGAGCAATATATTTTCTTTTTACCATTTTATTTCATCTCCCTTAAAAACTATTATCTGTAAATTTTAGCATAAAAAAAAATTTTTTTCAATATTAAAAGAAAAGAATAAATTTGTAAAAATAGTTTGATATTTTGATAAAAATCCTATAAAATCATCATATAGACGTTTTATTGAAAGGAGATACATTTTTGGATAGAAAAAAATTTCAAAATATGTTTACAGAGGTTGATGAATTTTTAATAGCTGCTATTTGTGATGATATTGAACTCTGTGAGGAGATTGAATATCCTGTATATAGCAAGTATTTTTATCCACCTCAAATATGTAAAAAATTATCTGAACTCAATTTAGGAAATATAGAATTTATTTTATGTGGATTAAATGAAAATTGTGAAAAAAATATGGTAGCTATCACGCCAAAATCTTTTCCAAAAGATGAGTTGATGTTCCCAGTAAAATTTTTCAAAATTACTAATAAATCTAAATTTAAACCTCTTGAACATAAGCATTATTTAGGAACTATAATGTCACTTGGAGTTAAAAGGGAGCTTATTGGTGATCTAATTGTAGAAGGTAATATCTGCTATGGAATAGCTGATGATGAGATTTTTAATTTTCTCTCTACAAACCTTACAGAGATTGCTAAAAATCCAGTTACTTTTGAAGAGAGTGATAAAGAGGAGATCCCAGAATTTAAATTTCAAGAGATTACCGATAGTGTTAGCTCGCTGAGATTGGATAATATAATAGCTGCAGCTATTAATAATTCAAGGAGTAAAAGTTTAGAGTTAATAGAAGCTGGAGAAGTTTCTATTAATTATACTGTCTCTAAAGATAAAAGTTTATTATTAAAAGAAGGGGATATCATAAGTGTAAAAAAGAAAGGAAAATTTATTTTTGATAAACTGATTGGAGAAAATAAAAAGGGGAAATACAAAGTTTTAATAAAAAAGTTTGTATAATTTATTAAGAGGTGAAATGTTTTATGAAAAAGAAAATAGGTATAATATTTGGAGTAATTTTTATTATTCTGTCTGGAGTATATCTATCTAGAAATTATATTATAAAAATGGTTTTAGAAAATAAACTTACAGAGATCAACAAAGGACAGGTAGATATTGGAAAAGTAGATTTCTCTCCATTTTCTAAAAAAATAGTTATCAATAATATAGATATTACTAGTAGAAAAGATGGAATGAAAAATTTTGTATCAATTGGAAAGTTTGAAACAGATTATGACATTTACTTTAAAGAGAAAAAAATTCTTGTAAGTAAGGCTGATTTTGAAAATGTACAATTTATGACTCCAAGAGAGGAGAATGGAAGCACAGGATTTGTTGTAGAAGAGGAAAATAAAGTTATTGTAAAACCTTCAAGTACAGAGGAAGATAAGGATGATAACGTTCAAGATTTAGAGGAACTTATAAAAGCTAGAGCTCTTGTAAATAAAATGACACTTGAAAATATCCTTAAATCTCAATATGAGATAGCAGAAAATAATCTTAAAGAAAAAAAGGAATACTGGGAAAAAAGAATAAATAGATTAGAGAAAAAACCAGAATACATTATTCTTAAACAAAATTATAAAAAAATATCTCAAGAAAAGAATCCATTGAAAATAATTAGAATGGAGAAAGAGATTAAAAATATGATTACCTCTTTTAAAACTTTAAGTAAAGAGTTTCTAAAAGATAAAGAAAATATGAAATCTGATTTTAACAGTATTGTAAGTGTTAATAATATGAATATTAATCTTGAAGATACAGTTAATGAGTTAGTTGGTAGAGGTGAATTTGTAATCACAGATCTTGATTCTATTATAAACTATTATCTTAATGAAATTTATGGTGAAAAAATTAAAAATATGGTTGTCAAATATAGAAATATTATGAGAGAAATTGAATTAAGAAGGGAAGAAGATAAAAAAGCTCAAGATAAATGGGAAATTTTTGCTGAAGAGATAGATATCACATCTAATATATATGGTATTGAACTAAATGGTCAGATTAAAAATATCTCAAGTAGACTTTCTAGAAATAAGACAAATATTGATCTATATCTAAGTGCTGACTCTCAATTTAGTCATGGAGAAGCATATGGTTATATCAACCTTAGCAAAATCCAAGGTAAATTTGATATAAAAATATCTAATTTTAACTTTAAAGATTTAGAAGATATGGATGTTCTTTATAATTATGTAACTAATGGAGAAGCAGCTCTTGTTAAAGAGGTTTTACTAAGCAGAGATAACATAGATATTCAAGGTAATGTTGAAGTACAGAAAATGACACTCAATGAAAAAGAGATTACTAACAAACTTAATATAAAAGAGCCTCTTCTAAGAACAATGATCTCTCCATTACTAAAAGAATTAAGAAGTGGAAATATCAACTATGGTTATAACTCTTTAGACGAAAAATTGGTTATTAAAAGTGACCTTTCTGAAAGAATAATGGAAGTTTTAAATGATAGAAATGGTAGTGTTAAGAAAAAAATTATTGAAAATATGGTAGACGAAGGAAAAGCTCAAATACAAAATTATAAAGCTACTCTTGATGAAAACAATGAAGATACTTTAAAAGAGTTACAAAATAATTTGGATGAAAAATCTAAGTACTTAAATAAAGTTCAAGAAATAATAGATAAATTTAATATTGATGGAATATTCAAATAATATTTAGAAAAAATTATTGACGTAATTTGAATTTATTGATATAATGAATTGTCATGGAAATCATAGAGGAGTCTTATGGCGTAATAGTATCGAACCGTGTCAGGTCTGGAAGGAAGCAGCACTAAGGTATTTATTGCGGGTATAGGATATACTTCTTTGGTTTTCATGGCTTTTTTTATAAGCAGGGGGAATTTCTATGTATATAATCTATAATTTAGATGAGTTAAAAAATAATTTTGGGAATCTTTCAAATATTGATAATGAGTTTATAGAAGATAAAAATGGACTATATTTTGTGATAAAATCTCAAGATACACTTATTGGTTATATATTAGTAAATGAAAGTAGAGAGAACTACTTAATTAGAAGAATTTTTGTAAAAAGTGATATGAGATATAAATCTTATGGAATGAAGCTTATAAAGTTCCTAGTCAATCATGGAGTGGAGCAGAAAAAGGAAAAGATTTTATGTAAAGATCTCTCAAAACAGGAATTTTTTAAAAAGAATGGATTCAAAGAAAATGGAGATACACTTGAAATAAATAATATTCAAAGAGAAACCTTGAGAATGAAAGAGGGAAAAAAAGTTGTAATCTCATCTATTTTACAGAATATATTTTTAGCAACTATTAAAATTTTAGGTGGAATTTATGGTGGATCTCGAGCTTTAATTTCTGATGGAATTAACTCTTTAGCAGATGTTGGTAGTTCCTTTGCAATCTTATTAGGAATATATTTTAGTAATAAACCAGCTGATGAAGAGCATCCATATGGTCATGAAAAAATAGAGAGTATCATTGGAAATATGTTAGGAGTTTTTCTTCTTCTTACTGCCTTTGAGTTGGGAAAAAGTAGTGTAGAACTTTTAATTAAAGGTGAATATACCACTACTCCATCATACACTACTATTATTTGGGCTTTTATATCAATGGTTGTAAAGTTTTTTATGTATAGATATAAATTAAAAGTTGGGCAAGCTACTGATAATAGTGCCTTAATAGCTGATGCTAAAGACAGTAAAAGTGATGTATATTCTTCCGGTGGAGTTATTATAGGAATACTGTTATCTATTTGGATATCCCCTATCTTTGATATCCTTGTGAGTTTAATTGTCGCTCTATTAATTTTTAAAGAGGGAATATCAGTAATTTTTGAAACATCCAATCTTATTCTTGATAAGCAAGATGATGAGTTTATTAAAGAACTTGAAAATTATCTAGCCGAAAATGATAGTATAAAGAATGTTCATGATATATTTATGAGAAAATCTGGAGATAAAATATTTCTTTCTATGCATATTAGAGTTCCTAAAGATATGACAGTGTATGAAGCTCATCATTTAATAGACAGTATTAGAGAAGGGATAATTCTAGATTTTGAAAATGTCAAAGATGTTATGATTCATGTTGATTACCTATATTAAATTAATAAAATCTCATTTTTAATTTAATACTCTAAAATGTGGAAAGTAGACACATTAACAAAAATTATGGTATAATTATTAACTGAAAAGGAGTTGAAAATTTAATGAGTATATTAGATAAATTAAATGATAAGCAAAGAGAAGCTGCCTCTAAGATAGATGGTGCTCTTTTAATTCTTGCTGGTGCTGGATCTGGAAAAACTAGAACTATAACTTATAGAATAGCTCATATGGTTGAAGAGATTGGAATCTCTCCTTATAAAATACTAGCTGTTACTTTTACTAACAAGGCAGCTAGAGAGATGAAGGAAAGAGTTGAATCTCTTATTGGTGAAGATGCCAAAAGAGTTATGGTATCTACATTCCACTCATTTGGACTTAGACTTTTAAGAGTGTATGGAGACAGATTGGGATATGGTGCTAACTTTACAATTTATGATACAGATGATCAAAAAAGAGTTGTTAAAAATATAATGAAAGAGTTAGTTATTAAAGATAAAAATCTAAAAGAGGGAATTATTGCCTCTATTATCTCTAAATTAAAAGAGGAGAGCATATCTCCAGATGAATATGAAACAACT from Candidatus Fusobacterium pullicola encodes:
- the pssA gene encoding CDP-diacylglycerol--serine O-phosphatidyltransferase, whose protein sequence is MVKRKYIAPNAITAANMFLGYLSITASIKGNFIQAIWFIILAMVCDGLDGKTARKLDAFSEFGKEFDSFCDAISFGLAPSILVYSILMQYASASAFIVPVSFIYALCGVMRLVKFNIITVASNEKGDFSGMPIPNAAAMVCSYYLICYYLQKNFDINLFHLDIFMAITIIAAILMVSTIKFKTPDKSFSFIPKKFAGLFIVIVIVTLKYSLFIVSFFYVIINLMSYVTKIFDNSNDDSDEELVDVVEEKVKIEEDKK
- a CDS encoding RNA-binding protein — its product is MDRKKFQNMFTEVDEFLIAAICDDIELCEEIEYPVYSKYFYPPQICKKLSELNLGNIEFILCGLNENCEKNMVAITPKSFPKDELMFPVKFFKITNKSKFKPLEHKHYLGTIMSLGVKRELIGDLIVEGNICYGIADDEIFNFLSTNLTEIAKNPVTFEESDKEEIPEFKFQEITDSVSSLRLDNIIAAAINNSRSKSLELIEAGEVSINYTVSKDKSLLLKEGDIISVKKKGKFIFDKLIGENKKGKYKVLIKKFV
- a CDS encoding GNAT family N-acetyltransferase — its product is MYIIYNLDELKNNFGNLSNIDNEFIEDKNGLYFVIKSQDTLIGYILVNESRENYLIRRIFVKSDMRYKSYGMKLIKFLVNHGVEQKKEKILCKDLSKQEFFKKNGFKENGDTLEINNIQRETLRMKEGKKVVISSILQNIFLATIKILGGIYGGSRALISDGINSLADVGSSFAILLGIYFSNKPADEEHPYGHEKIESIIGNMLGVFLLLTAFELGKSSVELLIKGEYTTTPSYTTIIWAFISMVVKFFMYRYKLKVGQATDNSALIADAKDSKSDVYSSGGVIIGILLSIWISPIFDILVSLIVALLIFKEGISVIFETSNLILDKQDDEFIKELENYLAENDSIKNVHDIFMRKSGDKIFLSMHIRVPKDMTVYEAHHLIDSIREGIILDFENVKDVMIHVDYLY